In one window of Allorhodopirellula heiligendammensis DNA:
- a CDS encoding sugar phosphate isomerase/epimerase family protein — protein sequence MNRPESPPSLSRRQFSLASAAAVGSLAIQASSSPARAAELEATPFRLNYLLASSMYGHVYLGDILPEVAQTGATAIDLWPRPHGSQREQLDAIGEEKLIAMLGHYNVTVGCLSRFDLSAADRQGEMRRELKLAGRLGCPCVVTAGRGPKNLSGGELKSAVKQFVEDQKRNIDVAEANNVRLAIENHSNNLIDSPDSLKWLAEFAPSSGLAIALAPYHLPQDPALIAGLIESLGPSIALFYAWEHGMGSMKRLPKEQELTQMPGRGMLDFRPLLAALQKIQFSGWTEIFMHPVPRGIPILESEAKVTEEINVARAYLERLLR from the coding sequence ATGAACCGACCTGAATCTCCGCCCTCGCTATCGCGTCGCCAGTTCTCGCTCGCCTCTGCGGCCGCAGTGGGGTCGCTGGCAATCCAAGCCAGCAGTTCGCCTGCTCGAGCAGCAGAGCTGGAAGCTACTCCATTTAGACTCAACTACCTGCTCGCGTCGAGCATGTATGGGCATGTTTACCTTGGTGATATACTTCCCGAAGTCGCCCAAACAGGTGCCACGGCAATCGACCTCTGGCCGCGTCCTCACGGCAGCCAGCGGGAACAACTCGATGCGATCGGCGAAGAAAAACTGATTGCGATGTTGGGTCACTACAACGTCACCGTGGGGTGCTTATCACGATTCGATCTCAGCGCGGCTGATCGACAGGGAGAGATGCGTCGCGAACTCAAGCTGGCCGGTCGCCTGGGGTGTCCCTGTGTGGTGACGGCGGGGCGGGGACCTAAGAATCTATCAGGCGGGGAACTCAAATCGGCCGTCAAACAGTTTGTCGAGGACCAGAAACGAAACATTGATGTCGCTGAAGCCAATAACGTCCGGCTCGCGATTGAAAATCATTCTAATAACCTGATCGATTCCCCCGACTCACTTAAATGGCTTGCTGAGTTCGCACCTTCGTCAGGTTTGGCGATCGCCTTGGCTCCCTACCACCTACCTCAAGACCCAGCACTGATCGCAGGTTTGATTGAATCGCTCGGTCCCTCTATTGCCTTGTTTTATGCTTGGGAGCATGGCATGGGAAGCATGAAACGCTTGCCCAAAGAACAAGAATTGACGCAGATGCCCGGACGTGGCATGCTCGACTTTCGGCCGCTACTGGCGGCACTTCAGAAGATTCAGTTTTCCGGATGGACGGAGATATTCATGCACCCCGTGCCACGGGGGATTCCAATTTTGGAAAGCGAAGCGAAGGTGACTGAGGAAATCAACGTTGCCCGAGCGTACTTAGAAAGGCTGCTCAGATGA
- a CDS encoding NAD(P)(+) transhydrogenase (Re/Si-specific) subunit beta — protein MSEELIGAAYIVSAILFIFGLKLLGSPATAVRGNQLSALGMLVAVVVTLGSHEIIDYRWIGVAAVLGAIVGVVSAQRVAMTGMPEMVALFNGSGGLASLLVGWAALDMSGGTGEGDPQSAFTVVTVLLSILIGGVTFSGSIVAWGKLSETIPSGAIRFPGQQIVSLAMLVATIGCGVAMVAQPEVWTGTLIYVVIALSVLLGVMAVIPIGGADMPVVISLLNSYSGLAACAAGLAINNTILIVAGALVGAAGIILTNIMCKAMNRSLSNVLFSGFTAAKAATKVEGEVKPINPDDAYLILEAASSVVMVPGYGMAVAQAQHVVCELGELLEENGAEVSYAIHPVAGRMPGHMNVLLAEANVPYDQLIEMDDINRRIENVDVVIVIGANDVVNPAAREDENSPIYGMPIINVDQARTVFVLKRSMASGFSGVDNPLFFKQNTRMLFGDAKQSLSKVISAFKS, from the coding sequence ATGAGCGAGGAACTGATCGGTGCCGCGTACATTGTCTCGGCAATACTGTTTATCTTTGGATTGAAACTGCTGGGTTCTCCGGCGACCGCCGTGCGTGGCAACCAACTTTCAGCATTGGGCATGCTGGTGGCCGTGGTCGTCACGCTCGGGTCTCACGAGATTATCGACTACCGGTGGATCGGTGTGGCTGCCGTACTCGGTGCGATTGTGGGCGTGGTCTCAGCGCAGCGCGTCGCGATGACTGGGATGCCCGAAATGGTCGCGTTGTTTAACGGATCGGGAGGTTTGGCGAGTCTGCTGGTCGGATGGGCGGCACTTGATATGAGCGGCGGCACCGGTGAGGGTGATCCTCAGTCGGCCTTCACCGTCGTGACCGTCCTGCTATCGATCCTGATCGGTGGTGTGACTTTTTCGGGGAGTATTGTGGCGTGGGGAAAACTGTCCGAAACGATCCCCAGCGGGGCGATTCGATTTCCCGGCCAACAGATTGTCAGCCTGGCGATGCTGGTCGCTACGATTGGCTGTGGTGTCGCGATGGTTGCCCAGCCTGAGGTTTGGACGGGCACACTGATTTATGTCGTTATTGCACTCTCGGTATTGCTCGGCGTGATGGCGGTCATTCCGATCGGCGGTGCTGACATGCCAGTCGTGATCTCGTTGCTCAACAGCTATTCCGGACTCGCTGCCTGTGCCGCTGGATTGGCTATCAACAATACGATCTTGATTGTGGCGGGGGCGCTCGTGGGTGCGGCCGGCATCATTCTGACGAATATCATGTGCAAGGCGATGAATCGCTCGCTCAGCAACGTACTGTTCTCCGGGTTCACTGCCGCGAAGGCCGCGACAAAGGTAGAAGGTGAGGTCAAGCCGATCAATCCAGACGATGCGTACCTGATCTTAGAAGCCGCCTCATCGGTGGTGATGGTGCCGGGTTACGGCATGGCGGTCGCCCAGGCGCAGCATGTGGTGTGCGAGCTCGGCGAATTGTTGGAGGAAAACGGCGCTGAAGTGAGCTACGCGATCCACCCCGTCGCTGGACGAATGCCGGGGCACATGAATGTGCTATTGGCCGAAGCGAACGTTCCCTATGATCAGCTCATTGAGATGGACGACATCAATCGCCGGATCGAGAATGTTGATGTCGTGATCGTGATCGGTGCCAACGACGTCGTCAATCCAGCGGCGCGTGAGGATGAGAACAGTCCCATTTATGGAATGCCGATCATCAACGTCGACCAAGCTCGTACGGTGTTTGTGCTCAAACGGTCGATGGCATCTGGTTTCTCCGGTGTCGACAATCCACTGTTCTTCAAGCAGAATACGCGGATGCTCTTCGGCGATGCCAAGCAATCACTTTCCAAGGTGATCTCGGCGTTCAAGAGCTAA
- a CDS encoding 2-isopropylmalate synthase, whose product MSDPMPVADSAAAEPTPATEPRHIRIFDTTLRDGEQSPGASMNLAEKLEVAAALAEMGVDVIEAGFPIASPGDFEAVRQIAATIRGATICGLARCNEKDIDRAWEALKVAPSSRIHVFLATSAIHRQFKLRMTTDEIVERAIAGVKRAVSHCDDVEFSPEDACRTEHDFLCRVVEAAIDAGATTINVPDTVGYATPAEVFERFQMLRNRVPNIDKAVLSTHCHNDLGMAVANSLAAVAGGAGQIECTINGIGERAGNAALEEIVMAIQTRRDCLNLTTGINSRRLVPVSRLVSKTTGIHVQRNKAIVGRNAFAHESGIHQDGMLKERSTYEIMSPEEVGFAKTDLVLGKHSGRAALADRAKQLGFTISGEQLQQVFDSFKVLADKKKEIYDGDIVALVQQQISGPEISQWSLLDYEVTSSRSQTPRVRVTLGHGGEEFTEQVEQGDGPIDAAFWAVEKITGIELVCKDFRVRSATLGRDAIAEVNLEVEHKGRTYRGVGVSTDSVESTIFAILNAIDRIVSGDEVGEESDLPQP is encoded by the coding sequence ATGTCCGATCCCATGCCCGTTGCGGATTCCGCCGCAGCCGAACCAACCCCCGCCACCGAACCGCGTCACATTCGCATTTTCGACACCACGCTTCGCGATGGCGAGCAGTCGCCCGGGGCGAGCATGAACCTGGCGGAGAAACTCGAGGTGGCGGCGGCGTTAGCCGAAATGGGCGTCGACGTGATTGAGGCAGGTTTCCCGATTGCCTCGCCAGGTGATTTCGAAGCCGTTCGGCAGATTGCCGCAACGATTCGCGGTGCCACAATCTGCGGTTTGGCGCGGTGCAATGAAAAGGACATCGACCGCGCATGGGAGGCCCTCAAGGTCGCCCCGAGCAGCCGCATCCATGTGTTCCTGGCTACCAGCGCAATCCACCGGCAATTTAAATTGCGGATGACGACCGATGAAATCGTCGAGCGGGCGATCGCGGGAGTCAAGCGAGCGGTGTCGCATTGTGATGACGTCGAGTTCTCTCCTGAGGACGCCTGCCGCACCGAGCACGATTTCTTGTGCCGCGTCGTGGAGGCGGCAATTGACGCTGGCGCCACAACAATCAACGTTCCCGACACGGTGGGCTATGCCACGCCCGCCGAGGTCTTCGAGCGTTTCCAGATGCTTCGCAATCGTGTTCCCAATATCGACAAAGCGGTCTTGAGCACGCATTGCCACAACGACTTAGGAATGGCCGTTGCCAACTCGCTGGCGGCCGTCGCCGGCGGAGCCGGCCAAATCGAATGCACGATTAATGGGATTGGCGAGCGTGCTGGGAATGCTGCCTTGGAAGAGATCGTGATGGCGATTCAAACTCGGCGAGATTGCTTGAACCTGACTACTGGTATTAATTCTCGTCGGCTCGTCCCTGTCAGTCGCTTGGTCAGTAAAACGACCGGCATCCACGTGCAACGCAATAAAGCAATTGTGGGTCGCAACGCATTTGCCCACGAATCCGGAATCCATCAAGACGGGATGCTGAAGGAACGCAGCACGTACGAGATCATGTCACCGGAGGAAGTTGGCTTCGCGAAGACCGACCTGGTGCTGGGCAAACACAGTGGACGGGCAGCTCTGGCCGACCGGGCAAAACAATTGGGTTTCACGATCAGTGGTGAGCAGTTACAGCAGGTCTTCGATAGCTTCAAAGTACTCGCGGACAAAAAGAAGGAGATCTACGACGGAGACATCGTGGCTCTGGTCCAGCAACAAATTAGTGGACCGGAGATTTCGCAATGGAGTTTGCTGGACTATGAAGTCACGAGTTCTCGCAGCCAGACGCCGCGAGTGCGTGTGACCCTGGGCCACGGCGGCGAGGAGTTCACCGAACAGGTTGAGCAAGGCGATGGTCCCATTGACGCGGCCTTCTGGGCCGTCGAGAAGATCACAGGAATTGAGCTGGTCTGCAAGGACTTCCGCGTCCGCAGCGCTACGCTCGGTCGTGACGCCATTGCGGAAGTCAATTTGGAGGTCGAGCACAAAGGACGCACCTATCGCGGGGTCGGAGTTAGCACCGATAGCGTCGAAAGCACCATCTTCGCCATTCTCAATGCGATCGATCGGATCGTCTCGGGAGACGAAGTCGGCGAAGAAAGCGACCTGCCTCAGCCGTAA
- a CDS encoding Re/Si-specific NAD(P)(+) transhydrogenase subunit alpha, with the protein MRIGVPVETWPGELRTSLVPSNAKKLIGSGFEITAESGLGLASGFSDEEYTEAGVSVVADRDEVLSQADLVLRVRQPEARDIETLKSGSVHVSFLDPMNRRDLVDAMAARQVTAVSMEMIPRSTRAQKMDALSSQANLAGYVTVIAAAYHCPKIFPMMMTPSGTIRPARVFVIGAGVAGLQAIATAKRLGARVEAFDTRPVVAEQVRSLGAKFVEIDLGEVGQTEQGYAKALTPEQIELQKAGQAKVIAESDVVITTAQLFGRPAPRIVTAEMVASMQPGSVVVDMAVESGGNVEGSVLNEVVDVGGVKIFGLGNLPSHVSRSASEMYSNNLCNLIEEFWDSEAKAWNMSPDDEIVQAAVITRDGTIVHPMIQNK; encoded by the coding sequence ATGCGAATTGGTGTACCGGTCGAGACCTGGCCGGGCGAACTCAGAACCTCGCTCGTGCCGAGCAACGCGAAAAAGCTGATCGGAAGTGGGTTCGAGATAACTGCGGAGTCCGGTCTCGGGCTCGCGTCGGGCTTCTCCGACGAGGAGTACACCGAGGCAGGAGTGTCGGTTGTGGCCGATCGGGATGAGGTGCTCTCGCAAGCGGACTTGGTACTGCGAGTTCGCCAGCCCGAAGCCCGCGATATTGAAACGCTCAAAAGTGGCAGCGTGCATGTCAGTTTCCTCGATCCGATGAATCGCCGGGACTTGGTGGACGCGATGGCCGCCAGGCAGGTAACGGCGGTTTCCATGGAAATGATTCCACGGAGCACGCGGGCGCAGAAAATGGATGCGCTTTCCTCTCAAGCAAACTTGGCTGGCTACGTGACCGTGATCGCGGCCGCTTACCATTGCCCGAAAATTTTCCCGATGATGATGACGCCTTCGGGCACGATCCGGCCGGCCCGGGTGTTCGTGATCGGTGCGGGGGTGGCCGGATTGCAGGCCATCGCGACAGCGAAACGGCTCGGCGCTCGCGTCGAAGCATTCGATACGCGTCCTGTGGTTGCCGAGCAGGTGCGTTCGCTGGGGGCAAAGTTTGTTGAAATTGACTTGGGTGAGGTCGGCCAGACGGAGCAGGGATATGCGAAAGCTCTCACTCCAGAACAAATCGAGCTTCAGAAAGCCGGGCAAGCTAAAGTGATCGCTGAGTCGGACGTCGTGATCACGACGGCCCAGTTGTTCGGTCGGCCCGCCCCGCGGATCGTCACCGCAGAAATGGTGGCCTCGATGCAGCCGGGCAGCGTCGTGGTCGACATGGCGGTGGAGTCGGGTGGCAATGTCGAAGGCAGCGTGCTCAACGAAGTGGTCGATGTCGGTGGTGTGAAGATCTTCGGACTTGGCAACTTGCCCTCTCACGTCAGCCGCAGTGCCAGTGAAATGTACTCCAACAACCTGTGCAATCTGATCGAGGAGTTCTGGGACTCCGAAGCGAAAGCATGGAACATGTCGCCCGACGATGAGATTGTTCAAGCTGCCGTGATCACTCGCGACGGCACGATTGTCCATCCCATGATTCAAAACAAATAA
- a CDS encoding right-handed parallel beta-helix repeat-containing protein, whose amino-acid sequence MKFMPRRGIGYTLMVFLAGMAGVTNVAASEFYVATDGDDNQPGTLEQPFASIHRAQEVVGPGDTVFVRGGTYHVQESQISRTERIWAYVTWLHKSGTPDNRINYWAYQDEQPVFDFSEVRPRGKRVHAFEVTGSWIHLRGLEVVGVQVTIPSHTQSICFANNGSHNIFEQLSMHDGHAIGIYSVRGSDNLFLNCDAYRNDDPVSEGGRGGNVDGFGCHPTPGSTGNVFRGCRAWFNSDDGFDCISASESVTFEHCWAFWNGYSPGFERRADGNGFKAGGYGSLSVRRLPSPIPRHRVQFCVAAKNKNCGFYANHHIGGVDWFNNTAFRNGANFNFLSRLPDNVTDVPGYGHRIKNNLSFGSRNSVVQLNYEECELSHNSFDIDMELSEKDFVGLDESQLAAPRQTNGELPRISLLHLTPDSPLVDAGVDIGFPFHGQTPDCGAFEFVPSEG is encoded by the coding sequence ATGAAATTCATGCCCCGTCGTGGGATCGGCTACACGCTGATGGTATTCCTGGCCGGCATGGCTGGCGTGACGAATGTCGCGGCATCTGAGTTTTACGTCGCTACGGACGGGGATGACAATCAACCCGGCACGCTCGAACAACCATTCGCATCGATTCATCGGGCGCAGGAGGTCGTCGGGCCAGGCGATACGGTCTTTGTGCGCGGTGGGACGTACCACGTGCAGGAATCGCAGATCTCCCGGACCGAGCGTATTTGGGCTTATGTGACGTGGCTTCACAAAAGCGGTACGCCGGACAACCGAATTAATTACTGGGCCTATCAAGACGAGCAGCCTGTGTTCGACTTCTCCGAAGTCAGGCCGCGCGGCAAGCGAGTGCACGCCTTTGAGGTCACTGGATCTTGGATCCATCTGCGCGGACTGGAGGTGGTAGGCGTGCAGGTCACGATCCCATCGCATACTCAGTCGATCTGCTTCGCTAACAATGGCAGTCACAATATTTTCGAGCAGCTGAGCATGCACGACGGCCACGCGATCGGAATCTACAGCGTTCGCGGTTCAGACAATCTGTTTCTCAATTGCGACGCGTATCGTAATGATGATCCCGTCTCCGAAGGTGGTCGTGGTGGCAATGTCGATGGATTTGGGTGCCATCCGACACCGGGTAGCACCGGCAATGTTTTTCGAGGCTGCCGCGCCTGGTTCAATAGCGATGACGGATTCGACTGCATTTCAGCGTCGGAATCCGTCACGTTCGAACATTGCTGGGCGTTCTGGAATGGGTACTCGCCAGGATTCGAGCGCCGTGCCGACGGGAATGGATTCAAGGCTGGCGGGTACGGGTCTTTGTCGGTGCGGCGATTGCCCAGTCCGATTCCTCGACATCGAGTACAGTTCTGCGTCGCAGCTAAGAATAAAAATTGCGGTTTCTACGCGAATCACCACATCGGTGGTGTCGACTGGTTTAACAACACCGCTTTTCGAAACGGTGCCAACTTTAATTTTCTTTCACGATTGCCTGACAACGTTACCGATGTGCCAGGATACGGGCACCGCATTAAAAACAATCTAAGTTTCGGCAGCCGCAACTCGGTCGTTCAACTGAATTACGAGGAATGCGAGCTATCGCATAATTCATTCGACATCGATATGGAACTGTCGGAAAAGGATTTCGTTGGGCTCGATGAAAGTCAGCTCGCAGCTCCGCGCCAAACCAATGGTGAGTTACCTAGGATATCGCTGCTGCACCTCACGCCCGATAGTCCCCTGGTGGACGCGGGCGTGGACATTGGATTTCCGTTTCACGGCCAGACGCCTGACTGTGGCGCGTTTGAATTCGTTCCCAGCGAGGGATAG
- a CDS encoding sugar phosphate isomerase/epimerase family protein, giving the protein MDFPSFSRRRWLAATAATVAAATLPRPAWAAGAPQAKLGIQLYSLRGYNVNDALQHAADLGFDEVEFYSGMLPINSTPEQIAEIKKRVSDLGMSISAHGVNHFGGDAAANRKLFEFAKALGVPTITADPEPAAFDSLDDLVDEFDIRIAIHNHGPSARYNQVVDVLKAIEGHDERIGACADLGHYIRSGQEPVEVIRSLKGRLYGVHLKDFAEMKEHTKGVVLGQGHLDVEGVFVAMQDVGFPTNGALSLEYEEDPSNPLAEIRQCVTIANAAMEKVST; this is encoded by the coding sequence ATGGATTTTCCTTCATTCTCACGACGACGATGGCTCGCTGCTACGGCTGCAACGGTGGCTGCGGCCACACTGCCTCGGCCAGCATGGGCCGCCGGTGCCCCCCAAGCAAAATTGGGCATTCAGCTCTATTCCTTGCGGGGTTACAACGTCAATGATGCGTTGCAACACGCCGCTGATCTCGGATTTGATGAGGTGGAGTTCTACAGTGGGATGCTGCCAATCAACTCGACGCCGGAGCAGATCGCGGAGATTAAGAAACGCGTGTCCGACTTGGGTATGTCAATTTCTGCGCACGGCGTGAATCATTTTGGTGGCGACGCTGCTGCCAATCGCAAGCTGTTTGAATTTGCCAAGGCACTTGGTGTGCCGACCATTACGGCAGATCCAGAGCCGGCCGCTTTCGATAGTTTGGACGACCTCGTCGACGAGTTCGACATTCGCATCGCCATCCACAATCACGGTCCGTCGGCGCGTTACAACCAAGTCGTTGATGTGCTCAAGGCGATCGAAGGTCATGACGAGCGGATTGGGGCGTGCGCAGACCTCGGACACTACATCCGATCTGGGCAAGAACCCGTCGAGGTGATCCGCTCGCTGAAAGGACGTCTGTATGGCGTCCATCTCAAGGACTTTGCTGAGATGAAAGAACACACCAAGGGTGTGGTCTTGGGCCAAGGGCACCTCGATGTCGAAGGCGTCTTCGTCGCCATGCAGGACGTTGGCTTTCCCACCAACGGTGCGTTGTCGCTCGAGTACGAAGAAGACCCGAGCAATCCGCTCGCTGAGATTCGCCAATGCGTCACCATTGCCAATGCCGCCATGGAAAAGGTGTCTACCTAG
- a CDS encoding NAD(P) transhydrogenase subunit alpha, producing METVFLGFVLMLSIFLGFELISKVPATLHTPLMSGANAISGITVVGAITLAGGELAGWATALAALAVFFATVNVVGGYMVTDRMLAMFKKKDEPEARS from the coding sequence ATGGAAACCGTTTTTCTAGGTTTCGTCTTGATGCTCTCGATCTTTTTAGGTTTTGAGCTGATCTCGAAAGTCCCCGCGACGCTGCACACCCCGTTGATGTCTGGCGCCAACGCGATCTCTGGTATCACAGTGGTCGGCGCGATCACGTTAGCCGGTGGCGAACTCGCTGGCTGGGCAACGGCGCTTGCTGCGTTAGCGGTGTTCTTCGCGACGGTGAATGTTGTCGGTGGCTACATGGTGACCGATCGCATGTTGGCCATGTTTAAAAAGAAAGATGAACCGGAGGCACGTTCATGA
- the mgtE gene encoding magnesium transporter, with translation MVNTLLLPELREMLALSQDLELREFCTALNAGRTAEFMEGLDDADVWRVLQFAEPERRAEIFGYFDEDRQLAMLADEPAAETARLIEEIPADDRVDLIQGLPTQAVDEILPLLPTSERRDIERLRSYPEGTAGALMTTEVAKLAEKLTVSEAFDELAAIARDLETIYYLYIVDDNNLLRGIVSTRQLVSSLKHKSRTLGELMETDVVAALAGEDQESVAEKVERFNLLAIPVIDSGRQMLGIITHDDVIDVVREELTEDAQRIAAVEPFDDDFLRIGLFTLSYKRGLWLTILFFAALLTAFALRHYESELAVNAWLVWFIPLIISSGGNSGSQSATLVITAMTGGEVELSDLPKVLSRELRVAFMLGGFLAAFGFLVALFVAPSAVAAMVIPITLLGVIMCGCLCGVTLPILFKRLGLDPALMSNPFVAGIVDILGIVIYINVARLILG, from the coding sequence TTGGTAAATACGCTTCTGCTGCCGGAACTTCGCGAGATGCTGGCGCTCAGCCAGGATTTGGAGCTGCGAGAATTCTGCACGGCCTTGAACGCGGGCCGGACAGCCGAGTTCATGGAAGGCCTCGATGACGCCGACGTCTGGCGGGTGCTGCAGTTTGCCGAGCCAGAGCGGCGGGCGGAGATCTTTGGCTATTTTGATGAAGACCGCCAGCTCGCCATGCTCGCCGATGAGCCGGCTGCCGAAACGGCGAGGTTGATTGAAGAGATCCCGGCAGATGATCGCGTCGACCTGATCCAAGGATTGCCGACGCAGGCGGTCGATGAGATCCTCCCCCTGCTGCCCACCAGTGAACGTCGCGACATTGAACGATTGCGTTCCTATCCTGAGGGGACTGCCGGCGCGTTGATGACGACGGAGGTTGCCAAGCTAGCAGAGAAGCTCACCGTCAGTGAGGCGTTCGATGAACTGGCGGCGATCGCACGCGATCTCGAAACAATTTATTACCTCTACATCGTCGACGATAATAATCTCCTTCGCGGGATCGTCTCAACTCGGCAACTCGTTTCATCGCTCAAGCATAAATCGCGTACGTTGGGCGAGCTGATGGAGACCGACGTCGTCGCCGCATTGGCCGGTGAGGATCAAGAATCGGTGGCTGAGAAGGTGGAGCGATTCAACCTGCTCGCGATACCCGTGATTGACTCAGGCCGCCAGATGCTCGGTATCATCACGCATGATGACGTGATCGACGTCGTTCGCGAAGAACTGACCGAGGACGCGCAGCGGATTGCTGCGGTTGAACCCTTTGACGATGACTTTTTGCGCATCGGACTATTCACTCTTTCCTACAAACGGGGGCTGTGGTTAACCATTCTGTTTTTCGCGGCCTTGTTAACCGCCTTTGCCCTGCGGCACTACGAGAGCGAATTGGCAGTCAATGCCTGGTTGGTATGGTTTATTCCCCTGATCATCAGTTCCGGAGGTAACTCGGGCAGTCAGTCGGCGACCCTGGTGATCACCGCGATGACGGGCGGTGAGGTTGAGTTGTCAGACCTGCCCAAGGTGTTATCGCGTGAACTGCGTGTCGCGTTCATGCTCGGCGGTTTTCTGGCAGCGTTTGGATTTTTGGTGGCCCTCTTCGTGGCCCCCTCCGCAGTCGCCGCCATGGTGATTCCTATCACGCTTCTCGGCGTGATCATGTGTGGTTGCTTATGCGGCGTCACGCTGCCGATTCTCTTTAAACGCCTTGGCCTCGACCCGGCCTTGATGAGTAATCCGTTCGTGGCCGGGATTGTGGATATCCTTGGCATTGTGATTTATATCAATGTCGCCCGACTGATCCTGGGCTAG
- a CDS encoding sulfatase-like hydrolase/transferase: MLSNQTHALFHRLLYMIVVLCGSAAVPCCHGDETVASTPHVAPPAHVVLVMSDDQGWGQTGYYNHPILKTPHLDAMAANGLRLDRFYAGGPVCSPTRASVLTGRTHDRTGVLSHGDALRHQEKTLPQAMQNAGYATGHFGKWHLNGLRGAGAPILASDTHHPGTFGFDEWLSVTNFFDLNPILSRQGEFEDFRGDSSEIIVAEALDFIGRQQQSNHPSFTVIWYGSPHSPFLANPDDTKGFDHLNANGQQHHGELVAMDRSIGTLRAGLRELGIADNTLVWFNSDNGGLPGVGADSVGGLRGFKGSVYEGGLRVPGIVEWPAGIKPRISEYPSGVVDIFPTLAELVGIPSDRMGLPVDGISLVPLFTSDLTRREKPLPFQYNDKTVLIDNDDKLILNRKTGRLELYDLDADPHESTNLASSQPERASALQQQTIELSKSIARSATGKDYPEGQLLKEKPSRRYWVQDPAYQPYLDRLFARPEYQRESQR, encoded by the coding sequence ATGCTATCGAATCAAACGCACGCCCTATTCCATCGTCTGCTGTATATGATCGTCGTCCTGTGCGGGTCGGCGGCAGTGCCCTGCTGTCATGGCGATGAAACGGTAGCGAGCACTCCCCATGTGGCACCGCCGGCGCACGTGGTGTTGGTCATGAGCGACGACCAGGGTTGGGGCCAGACAGGGTATTACAACCATCCAATTTTAAAGACTCCGCATCTTGATGCGATGGCAGCCAATGGGCTGCGTTTGGACCGCTTCTATGCCGGTGGACCGGTGTGCTCACCGACTCGCGCGAGCGTGCTGACGGGGCGGACACATGATCGCACGGGGGTTCTATCTCATGGAGATGCGCTCCGACATCAAGAGAAAACTCTTCCTCAAGCAATGCAGAATGCCGGATATGCTACCGGACATTTTGGTAAATGGCATCTCAATGGCTTGCGTGGCGCGGGCGCTCCTATTCTGGCAAGTGACACCCATCATCCTGGAACCTTTGGCTTCGATGAATGGCTCTCGGTTACAAACTTTTTCGATCTCAACCCGATTCTAAGTCGGCAAGGAGAGTTCGAAGACTTTCGCGGCGACTCCTCTGAGATTATCGTCGCCGAGGCGCTCGATTTCATTGGGCGGCAGCAACAATCCAACCATCCTTCCTTCACTGTCATCTGGTACGGGTCCCCACATAGCCCGTTCTTGGCCAACCCTGACGACACCAAAGGTTTCGACCACCTCAATGCGAACGGGCAACAGCATCACGGTGAACTGGTCGCCATGGATCGAAGTATCGGTACACTGCGTGCTGGCTTGCGTGAGCTGGGGATCGCAGACAATACACTGGTGTGGTTCAACAGTGATAACGGTGGATTGCCCGGTGTTGGTGCGGACTCCGTCGGCGGGTTGCGGGGGTTCAAGGGATCCGTATACGAAGGTGGGCTGCGTGTGCCGGGAATCGTCGAGTGGCCAGCGGGTATCAAGCCACGGATCTCTGAATATCCCTCGGGCGTGGTCGACATATTCCCTACCCTGGCCGAATTGGTGGGAATTCCAAGTGACCGCATGGGCCTCCCAGTCGATGGCATCAGCTTGGTACCGCTCTTTACTTCCGACCTCACTCGGCGTGAAAAGCCGTTACCATTTCAGTACAACGACAAGACGGTTCTGATCGATAATGACGATAAACTGATCCTCAATCGTAAAACGGGCCGCCTCGAACTGTACGACCTCGACGCCGACCCGCACGAGTCCACCAACCTTGCCAGTTCCCAACCGGAGAGGGCTTCCGCGTTGCAGCAGCAGACGATCGAGCTGAGCAAATCGATCGCCCGCAGCGCTACCGGAAAAGACTATCCCGAAGGCCAGCTGCTCAAAGAAAAGCCCAGTCGCCGCTATTGGGTGCAGGACCCTGCTTATCAACCGTATCTCGATCGCCTGTTTGCACGGCCTGAGTATCAGCGTGAAAGCCAACGTTGA